From one Tissierellales bacterium genomic stretch:
- a CDS encoding HD domain-containing protein has translation MNGILKQVAEYLERHLKESRRFDFEVRYRYEHSIRVANIGIEIAKEENADIMVVALSGLLHDYGKFDTEKNVEHGRVSAKLVRPFLETLNIEDTQVELICQAIASHCDGNGENLEAIDTLEAKILRDADRIDRFGFNKVFLRRFLDHQKALTDANNQMELTRRRIHILESLISEDRMSTELGKTMLEKRVNFQVQFYKRYLRELELSNLLEFD, from the coding sequence TTAGAACGACATTTGAAGGAATCTAGACGATTTGATTTTGAGGTGAGATATAGGTATGAACACAGTATTAGAGTTGCAAACATAGGGATTGAAATAGCAAAAGAAGAGAATGCAGATATAATGGTAGTAGCGCTTAGTGGATTATTGCATGACTATGGAAAGTTTGACACTGAAAAGAATGTAGAGCATGGTAGAGTTTCTGCTAAACTAGTTAGACCTTTTTTAGAAACTTTGAATATTGAAGATACTCAAGTAGAATTGATTTGTCAAGCGATAGCTTCTCATTGCGATGGGAATGGGGAAAACTTGGAGGCAATTGACACTCTAGAGGCAAAAATACTAAGAGATGCAGATAGAATTGATAGGTTTGGATTTAATAAAGTATTTTTGAGACGTTTTCTAGATCATCAAAAAGCGCTTACAGATGCGAATAACCAAATGGAACTAACTCGAAGGAGAATACATATATTAGAAAGTTTAATTTCAGAAGACAGAATGAGTACTGAGCTTGGAAAAACTATGCTAGAGAAAAGAGTTAATTTCCAAGTTCAATTTTACAAAAGATATCTAAGGGAGCTTGAGTTATCTAATTTGTTGGAATTTGAT